DNA sequence from the Leptospirillum ferrooxidans C2-3 genome:
AGTTCCTTACATCGACTCTGTGGTTGCAACACATCCTTACATGGTTGCCCGTTCCTGGGGTGGATTCCTGATCATCACTGGTCAGTGGATCTTTGTTTATAATGCTTACAGAACTGCTATGTCTCCAGCGACTGTCCCTGTTTCACCGGTGGCTCAGCCTGCGAGATCATAGTTTCTGTATGCAACTTGTTTGAAGAAGGGGGGCTGCGAATGCGGCTCCCTTTTTTTTTTCATCCCTGGAGATCTTCGTACATTCCAAAAAAAGAATGTGTTATACTGAAGTGAGGCGGTTAGATTCAAACTTCGAGCGGAGGTTTATATGTTGACAGGGCTTTTTGAACCACTCCATCTGATAGTGATTTTGGGAATTGTTCTCTTGGTTTTTGGAGGGAGGAAACTTCCTGAAATTGGTGCGGGAATGGGAAAGGCGATATCCAATTTTAGAAGAGCTTATAAGGATGAGCCTGAATCCGCAAAGGTAGAGTCTGATAAGTCTACGAAAGTCTAGGATTGATGAAATTGATGGGGCAGGGACATTGATCCCTGTGAAGTCGGTGGGTGTATTTGACTAATTAGATTTGTGGGATGTTTTTGTTTGCCATGTATTTCCTGTTTTGAGTAACCGGATTTTCCTCTGCTAAAGATTGCCCTTCGATAACCAGTATACCTCTTTGATCCCACAAAATGACCCAAGAAAAGACCCTGGATATAGACTATCCAAGGCCTTTTGTTTTGTATGCGGAAATTTATTTGGCTGAAATGGGTTGATATCTTGCTGGGTCCATTGACTTGGACGCTGCTTCTATCATGACAGATGCTGCGAGGTTATAGGCCTCACTCCATGCCTCGGCCATTTCCTTTGTCCAAGCGGGGCCAGCGAAATGAGCTAGTGTTTTCATCAGGCTATTCCCAACAATTGGATAATGCTCCGGTCTTGTATCGAACTTGATATGTCCTGACCCGAGTCTCTGGAGATAAGGTACAAGAGCATCAGGCTTATCGATATTGGAGGTGATATAGACGATGGAATCAAAAAGCCGCTGCGCTTGAACGCCCATTTCTGCTGGGAACATCTTCCTGACTTCAGGATGATCTGTGAACATCGTATTGTAGAAATACTCAGTGACTTTGCTGCCAAGAGGCGCGATTAATTGGGCACTTGCCTTGATAAGATCGGTGTTGATAGCCATTTTTTCTCCTTTTACAAATACATTTACGATTAGACTTTTTTTACTGGGCAACTCGGTTAAATGATGCATGCAACATGAATCATAATAGTCAGAGTGTTATCACTTGTCAATCTAGGATCTTCTGATGAGGGGAGATAAGGCTTTATGGAGAAAGATAAAGGGGAAATAAGAGGATCTGAGAAATAAAGGAGATTCCCCTGCGCTCACTCTTCATAATACTGTCCGAATGATGGGTTATTAAAGAGAAGGCAGTTTGAAATGGAATGACTCTTTATTCCTGCTTCGATTCAGACTGTGGTATTACTAGTTTGTGTGCGAAAAATAAGTGTGAAAACGCACTATTTTTCATGGCACTCATGTTGATTGTGGCGTAATAGTTCACCAGTAAAAGAAAAAAATTGATGGTATGAATATTGCTTAAGGGATCTTGCAGATCTCTCTTCAATGGGGATGAGAGAAGATTGGACATCGTGTATTTTGGAGGATTTCATTAATGAAAAAGCATGTCATTACAATGTTGCCCGGAGAAGGTACTGGACCGGAAATCTGTGAAGCCGTGAGAAGGGTCATTGACCACAGTGGTGTTGATATCACTTGGGAATATGAAGAGATCGGTCTCGATTGCCTTAAGGAGCATGGCACGCTTTTACCAGAGAAAACCATTAAATCGATCGCAAAAAACAAGATCGCTATCAAGGGACCAACGACCACTCCCGTTGGAACAGGACACAAGAGCGCAAATGTGACTCTTCGGAAGATGTTCGATCTCTATGCAAACGTACGCCCTGCCAAATTGATCCCTGTTTTAAAGCGCCCATGGGATAAAATCGATATTCTCAGTTTCAGAGAGAATACAGAGGATTCCTACGCGGCAATCGAACATATGGTTTCTGACGAAGTGGCCCAGTGTCTTAAAGTCATCACTTGGCCAGGGTCGATTCGTATTGCCGAGTTTGCTTTTAAATGGGCCAGAGCCAATAACAGGAAAAAGATGCAGTGCGTTCACAAGGCCAATATCATGAAAATGACCGACGGTCTTTTCTTGGAGGCTTTTCGTGAAGTTGCAAAGAATTATCCGGACATCGTTGCGGAAGACATTATTGTCGATAACTGCTCAATGCAGCTCGTGCGTAATCCTGGCCAATTCGACTGTTTAGTACTTCCTAACCTCTATGGAGATATTCTCTCTGATCTTTGTGCAGGATTAGTCGGCGGTCTTGGCTTTGCTCCTGGTGCCAACATTGGTGATAACTGCTCTATCTTTGAAGCTGTTCATGGTTCAGCTCCAAAATATGCCGGCATGAAAAAGGTGAATCCTTCCGCCGTTCTTCTGTCTGGTGTAATGATGTTGAAGTGGTTGAACGAGCATGAAGCCGCAACCCGAATTGAAAAGGGTGTGGACAAGGTTTTGGCCGAAGCAAAACATCTGACTTATGATGCGGGCGGGACGGCTTCTACTGACGAATATGCTGACGCCATTATCAAGGCAATGGAAACCGTTTAATCTCTATCGAGAATAAGGAGAATTACGATGCTTACAGAAGCAACCAGCAGACGGGCAAAACGGCCTGCAAAACCCGTCACTCTAGTCGGCGTGGATGTCTATATCATCACAGAAGATGGTATTCCAAATTTTGATGATTATGGGGCCTTCAAGATTGAGTTCATCTCAAACAGGGGAACCAAGGTTTGGCCAGGGTATGTCAGCCCGGATTTGATGATGGTCAACTGGTATCGATGCCGATTTATGGCAAAGGGTCCCGTTACGGATGCAGATGTGGATGTTCTGCTTGCGAACCTGACCAAAAAATGGAAATGGTCTGCAGCTCAAAAGCTTTGGAATTACGGAGATGAAGCTGGTTTCAGCAAAGCCTACTGATTTCTAGCTACTTTAAAGGGGATCGGGGGATTTATCTCTCGATCCCCTTTTTTTATCCTCCCTCTTTGATTCTTCGATCCAGTGCCCATCTGCTAATTCCCAGAAATTTGGCGGCCATTGTCTTTTTTCCATTCGAATGTGCGAGTACTTTTGCGATCAGTTCTCGTTCGTGGCTTTCAAGAGAATCCGCTCCAATCCGGAATGGAATAGCCAGTTCCTGTTGATCTGAATGTTTTTCCGAAGATTTATCCTCTCCTGATATGTTTTTTTTGCATTGTAATTCTGCAGGAAAATGCTCACATTCCAATTGGGTTCCAGAACAATAAAGCACAGCGCGCTCTATCAGATTGGATAGTTCCCTGATATTTCCTGGAAAGTCGTAGCTGATTAGAAGCTGCTTTGCTGATGGTGAAATTCTATGGATCTTTTTTCGAAAAATTTGCGCTGATTTATATAAGAACTTCTCTGAAATCGGGATGATGTCTTTACGCCTTTCTCGAAGCGGAGGGATGGGAAGGACAACGACATTCAAGCGATAGAAGAGATCTTCCCTGAAAGTCCCATTTTTAACCGCTTGTCTCAGATCTCTATGTGTTGCAGCCATAAAACGGACATTCACAGGAAACTGTGCGCCTCCACCCACTCGTCGGATGGTTCTCTCCTCAATAACCCTTAATAATTTTGCCTGAAGGGGGAGAGGTAAGTCTCCGATCTCATCAAGAAGAACGGTTCCCCCATCGGCAAGTTCGATCAACCCAACTTTTTTTCCGGAAGCTCCGGTAAAAGACCCTTTCTCATAACCAAACAGTTCGCTTTCGAATAGCTCTGAAGGAATCGCGGGGCAGTCCACTTCTATGAAAGGCCGGTTTCCAAGTGGTCCGTTGTAGTGTAGGACTTTTGAAACGTATTCTTTTCCGCTACCTGTTTCTCCTTGAAGGAGAACAGTCACTTGATCATTACTTGCAAGATCCCGGACCTGTTTTTTGAGGTGCAGGCTTGTTTCACTTTCGGCAACCATATGTTCAAGTGCGTAACGCTCAGATTCTTTTCCGGTCCAATACCGTGCCTCTCTTGAAAGAGAGAGAAATCGTGTTGCATTGGCCAGTGATAGCAAGAGTTCATCCATGTCGATACTCTTTGTGACAAAATCAAAGGCTCCAAGTCGCATGGCCTCTACCGCATCCTTAACAGTACCCCTCGCAGTGAGTACGACAACAGGAATTTCCGAATCCTGGCTTCTGACTTCCTTTAAAACGTCGAGCCCGGACATTCCGGCCATGACCATATCGAGGATCAGAATATCGGGATTGAATTTCTTGAGCATTCCAATCCCTTCCTCTCCATTACGCGCTGTCTGGACGAGGTAACCTTTTTCCGAGAGTTTTATCGAAAAAGCTTCCCGAATAGAGGGCTCATCTTCTATAAATAAGATATTGGCAATCATTTATCCTCCTGTTTTACCGGCAACCACACTGTTGCCCTGACGCCCTGCCCAGAAGGGCTTTCTATAGAGATTTTCCCTTGATGTCTGTCGACAATATCTCTTGTAATGGAAAGTCCAAGCCCCACTCCTTTGGCTTTTCCATACGTGAAAAATGGCTCATGAAGTCTTTTCAGGATATGGTCTGGAATTCCTTTTCCGGAGTCTGTAATCATTATATTAATGCCTTTTTTATCGTGATGGAGGCAGGGTTTCATGCCGATGGTAATGCTCCCTCCCTCTGGCATAGCGTCAATAGCATTCATCATGAGGTTCAAAAAGACCTGTTGAAGAGGACCACGTGCTCCCTCTATTGGTTCAATGGGGTCTTCAAGAGAAAGTGAAAAATGAATTTTAGACTTACGGAATGCCTGGGCAAGGAGAGAATGTGCATCTTCGACCAGATCCACCAGATCGAGAAGTTGAAAGTCAAAGGATTTGGGTCTCATGACGGAAAGATGGGACTCCAGTAATTCATCAATCCTTCTGGCTTCCCCGGCGATCAGCTGAACCTGTCTTCTCAACTCCTCTGGAAGTTTATTTGACGCTCCAATATGATCTGCGAGACTCCCCATTCCAATGAGAGGATTCCTGATTTCGTGAAGCAGTCCTCCTGAAAGTTGACCCACCAGCTTGATCTGTTCTGTCTGTCTGAGTGCCTCGAGTAACTTTTCTCTCTCGGAAAGGTCGGTGAGAATGGAAAGAAAATATCGAATGGTATTGTCAGGATCCATAACGGGGCTGATATTTTCCCAAACAAGAAATTCGGATTGGTTTTTTTGCCGGTTGATAAACCTCCCGACAAAGGATTTTCCGGAAAGTAATGTTTGCCATAACAAGTTATAGAAATCTGGACTTTGTCGTCCCGATGAAAGTAATGCGGGGGTTTTTCCGATGGTCTCTTCCCTGGACCATCCGGACATTCTTTCCATTGCCGGATTCCATTCAAGAATAATGCCGTTTTTGTCAGTGAGAATCACCCCATCTTGAACTTGAGCGAAAAGTCTTTTATAGAGGGATAATTGGGTTTCTTCTCTTTTCCATCGATCAAGAATTGTTGCGAAGGTGTTGGCCACTGTTTCAAGGAAATCGATTTCCCTGGCATCAAAACTACGAGCGGAAACAGTATGGATGCTCATTGCGCCGAGAACTTGTCCCTGAAACATCATGGGTACGCTGACACCTGAGCGAACATGATGACTTGAGAGGAGAGTCGATGGTGAGAATCGGTGCTCGACACCCATGTCCCGAACAATGACCGCCTTCTTTTCCCGGATGGCAAAACCAGCCTGTGAATAAATGCCCCCTTCCTGGACATAACTCCCAACGAGTCCTTCCTGCCATCCTACCCCGGCAAGAAGATGCAGGAGTGGATCAGAATCCCCAGGAATGAGAATCTTGCAAAACTCAACATTTAAAGCTGTGGCCGTTTCTCTGGAGGTGAAATCCGCGACATCCTTGAGTGAGGCCCCACTGACAGCCAGATGGGCAATTTTACCGAGGACTGCCTGATATCGACTGATTATGAGGCTTTCCCTTGATTGTGTTTCGATATCGGTCATGTCTTGAATATGGGCAAGAAAAACAGCTGGATCCATAGATCCCTTTTCAACCGCAAAGACTCTGCAGAGGATGATATGGGGGAGTCCATCCCGGTCTTTGGTCTGGTATTGTGTGATGGATTCCTTTTCATATTTTTCGGAGAAGGTAAAAGATAATATTTCATCAGAAAGAAGAGGAAATCCTTTTTTTTCGACTCTCAAGCCATTGGACATGGTTTCGAAAAGTGGAGTTTTGAAAAGAGCTTTCTTATGGGCATTGAATATGCATATTCCAATGGGCAAGGATCTCTCACCAATTTTCGACGGGAGCTGATCCAACGGAAGAGGGTACATAGTATTGGGACCAGATTGGATTTTTCGGTTTTTGCTCATTTGAGCGTCCTCTACCACTATTAAGCCAATTGCAATGGTCCGGCTAAAACCTTATTTAGGTTCATAAAGCAACCTCAAGGGCCGGAGGAGGTCTTCTCCTCCGGCCCATCCTAAGGCAAACCGCTGTTTTTATGGAGATTGGAATCTTGCATGATTCAAGTGATCTCCAGCCATGTTCCATTGGAGATCCTTTGATGGAGCCTTCCATCACTATCCATGTTGAAGAAGTAAAGCCATTCGTTTTCAATCAGTTCCCTGACAAGGGTGTGTTTTTTGATGACTTCTTCAATGGGAGATTGTGGTGCTTCAATGACAACATGAAGACGAATGGGTTCATGAATCCATTCTCTTCCGTTATGAAGCGACTGCATGGCAAGTCCTGTTCTCAGATCTCCTGCGTTGCCTTCAAGCACACCGATGGAACCGCCGACAACATTATGCAAAACCTTGTTTCCACTTCCATATAACCGATTATCCACCATTGATCCGAAGTACTGCATGTTAATCCAGTTTGCCACGACCATTGGTGCACTCATGATCAGTTCAAGCGTTTTGAATTCAGGATCGTTTTGCCAAGTATAATTATGCAGGAAGGCTCTTCCGGAAAGATTGATCCCGACCGTTCTGCTTCTGGGTGCTGCGATAAAAGCCGCGTTTCCAGCTAATCCCCATTCTGGCCGCACTTCAGACCAGTCATTGGCCCTTCTCCTGAGGTTATCTGTAATTTTTTCAGGAGAAAGCTCTTTGATTCCAAGGAGACCCGCCCTTTCGATCCTGCTGATTTGCCCTGCCTGAAAAAGCCATGTTTCAAGGCGAGCAAGACTTTCTCCCAAAGATGTCGGAAGTGACTGTATGTCAAAGAGCGTGACATTATCGGTGGTTGTATCATGGAGTGCCGGTATGAAGAATGTGTCATCCGGAATAACAATCCCTTTATCAGATGCAAGCTGTTTTCGGGTGTCTGGATCGTTTAATAATGCTGCGGCAACCCTTGCGCTGACTTCGCCCGTTTGTCCGGCACACGCTCCGCAATCGAGACCGGTTGCCTGAGGGTTATTCAGTGTGCTGCTTCCGTGGCCAACCAAAAGTACGATGGGTGAAAAATTCCGGACAAGGCCCATGTTTTTGAGAATAAACTCTGCAACATTTGCTCTTTCATGTTCCGGGATTCCTGATTCAAGCTCTTTTCCTGTTGCGGAGAGTTCAGGACCTTTTCCCAAGGCGGGAGACATCCTCTGGAGTTCTTTGGTCTTTAACCCTTTCAGGTTAGGGTGAGCGACTGGTCGGCTCCAGCCCATTGTGTTTCCGATGAGCTTCGCCGCAGACAGCATTCCCACAGATTCAACAAAGGAGAAACAGGAAGCCGCTGATGTTTTGAATGTTTT
Encoded proteins:
- the tatA gene encoding twin-arginine translocase TatA/TatE family subunit, whose product is MLTGLFEPLHLIVILGIVLLVFGGRKLPEIGAGMGKAISNFRRAYKDEPESAKVESDKSTKV
- a CDS encoding globin domain-containing protein, whose amino-acid sequence is MAINTDLIKASAQLIAPLGSKVTEYFYNTMFTDHPEVRKMFPAEMGVQAQRLFDSIVYITSNIDKPDALVPYLQRLGSGHIKFDTRPEHYPIVGNSLMKTLAHFAGPAWTKEMAEAWSEAYNLAASVMIEAASKSMDPARYQPISAK
- a CDS encoding isocitrate/isopropylmalate dehydrogenase family protein translates to MKKHVITMLPGEGTGPEICEAVRRVIDHSGVDITWEYEEIGLDCLKEHGTLLPEKTIKSIAKNKIAIKGPTTTPVGTGHKSANVTLRKMFDLYANVRPAKLIPVLKRPWDKIDILSFRENTEDSYAAIEHMVSDEVAQCLKVITWPGSIRIAEFAFKWARANNRKKMQCVHKANIMKMTDGLFLEAFREVAKNYPDIVAEDIIVDNCSMQLVRNPGQFDCLVLPNLYGDILSDLCAGLVGGLGFAPGANIGDNCSIFEAVHGSAPKYAGMKKVNPSAVLLSGVMMLKWLNEHEAATRIEKGVDKVLAEAKHLTYDAGGTASTDEYADAIIKAMETV
- a CDS encoding sigma-54-dependent transcriptional regulator, which gives rise to MIANILFIEDEPSIREAFSIKLSEKGYLVQTARNGEEGIGMLKKFNPDILILDMVMAGMSGLDVLKEVRSQDSEIPVVVLTARGTVKDAVEAMRLGAFDFVTKSIDMDELLLSLANATRFLSLSREARYWTGKESERYALEHMVAESETSLHLKKQVRDLASNDQVTVLLQGETGSGKEYVSKVLHYNGPLGNRPFIEVDCPAIPSELFESELFGYEKGSFTGASGKKVGLIELADGGTVLLDEIGDLPLPLQAKLLRVIEERTIRRVGGGAQFPVNVRFMAATHRDLRQAVKNGTFREDLFYRLNVVVLPIPPLRERRKDIIPISEKFLYKSAQIFRKKIHRISPSAKQLLISYDFPGNIRELSNLIERAVLYCSGTQLECEHFPAELQCKKNISGEDKSSEKHSDQQELAIPFRIGADSLESHERELIAKVLAHSNGKKTMAAKFLGISRWALDRRIKEGG
- a CDS encoding ATP-binding protein, producing MPIGICIFNAHKKALFKTPLFETMSNGLRVEKKGFPLLSDEILSFTFSEKYEKESITQYQTKDRDGLPHIILCRVFAVEKGSMDPAVFLAHIQDMTDIETQSRESLIISRYQAVLGKIAHLAVSGASLKDVADFTSRETATALNVEFCKILIPGDSDPLLHLLAGVGWQEGLVGSYVQEGGIYSQAGFAIREKKAVIVRDMGVEHRFSPSTLLSSHHVRSGVSVPMMFQGQVLGAMSIHTVSARSFDAREIDFLETVANTFATILDRWKREETQLSLYKRLFAQVQDGVILTDKNGIILEWNPAMERMSGWSREETIGKTPALLSSGRQSPDFYNLLWQTLLSGKSFVGRFINRQKNQSEFLVWENISPVMDPDNTIRYFLSILTDLSEREKLLEALRQTEQIKLVGQLSGGLLHEIRNPLIGMGSLADHIGASNKLPEELRRQVQLIAGEARRIDELLESHLSVMRPKSFDFQLLDLVDLVEDAHSLLAQAFRKSKIHFSLSLEDPIEPIEGARGPLQQVFLNLMMNAIDAMPEGGSITIGMKPCLHHDKKGINIMITDSGKGIPDHILKRLHEPFFTYGKAKGVGLGLSITRDIVDRHQGKISIESPSGQGVRATVWLPVKQEDK